A genomic window from Streptomyces brevispora includes:
- a CDS encoding ABC transporter ATP-binding protein yields the protein MGAETGVEAGVGTGAETGAGPGVGTGAESGAGPGAGGGVDAGFIELDGLEKVFDVRRRTGFMRSERREVRAVDGISFRVARGEMVGYIGPNGAGKSTTIKMLTGILTPSGGSLRVAGIDPSRERTRLAHRIGVVFGQRTTLWWDLPLRDSYRLVHRMYRVPDARFRANMDRCVELLDLGELLDVPVRQLSLGQRMRGDIAAALLHDPEVLYLDEPTIGLDVVSKAKVRGFLRDLNAERGTTVLLTTHDLTDIEQLCSRVMVIDHGRLMYDGALSGLHEVGESERMLVVDLERELPPIRLESDLAVRTVKVEGPRQWLAFPASASAAPLVARIAAEYPLVDLSVREPDIEAVIAKMYASAAGM from the coding sequence ATGGGCGCGGAAACGGGTGTTGAGGCGGGCGTCGGGACCGGTGCGGAGACCGGAGCCGGTCCGGGCGTCGGGACCGGTGCGGAATCCGGAGCCGGTCCGGGCGCCGGCGGCGGCGTTGATGCCGGCTTCATCGAACTGGACGGGCTGGAGAAGGTCTTCGACGTGCGTCGCCGGACGGGCTTCATGCGCAGCGAGCGCCGTGAGGTGCGGGCGGTGGACGGCATCAGTTTCCGGGTGGCGCGTGGCGAGATGGTCGGCTACATCGGCCCGAACGGGGCGGGGAAGTCGACGACGATCAAGATGCTGACGGGCATTCTCACCCCGAGCGGTGGTTCGCTGCGGGTGGCGGGCATCGATCCCTCGCGGGAGCGTACGAGGCTGGCGCACCGGATCGGTGTGGTCTTCGGGCAGCGCACCACGCTCTGGTGGGACCTGCCGCTGCGTGACTCGTACCGTCTGGTTCACCGGATGTACCGGGTTCCCGACGCCCGCTTCCGGGCCAACATGGACCGTTGTGTCGAACTCCTGGACCTGGGTGAGTTGTTGGATGTTCCGGTTCGGCAGCTGTCGTTGGGGCAGCGGATGCGCGGTGATATCGCGGCGGCGTTGCTGCACGATCCGGAGGTGCTGTACCTGGATGAGCCGACGATCGGCCTCGATGTGGTGTCGAAGGCCAAGGTGCGTGGTTTTTTGCGGGACTTGAACGCGGAGCGTGGTACGACGGTGCTGCTCACGACCCATGATCTGACGGACATCGAGCAGCTGTGCTCGCGGGTGATGGTGATCGATCACGGCCGTCTGATGTATGACGGGGCGCTGTCGGGTCTGCATGAGGTGGGGGAGAGTGAGCGGATGCTGGTGGTGGATCTGGAGCGTGAACTCCCGCCGATCCGGCTGGAGTCGGATCTGGCGGTGCGTACGGTGAAGGTGGAGGGGCCGCGGCAGTGGCTGGCGTTCCCGGCGTCCGCGTCGGCGGCGCCGTTGGTGGCGCGGATCGCCGCGGAGTATCCGTTGGTGGATCTTTCGGTGCGGGAGCCGGACATCGAGGCCGTGATCGCGAAGATGTACGCGTCGGCTGCGGGCATGTGA